From a region of the Chlamydiota bacterium genome:
- the bioB gene encoding biotin synthase BioB, which produces MNYLELSERVLKGKSITRDEARNVLQAPAKDFEKVLEAVLPVREHFHGRRVKLCLLQNTRSGLCPEDCHYCSQSVISKAPIEKYGLLPQKTLLEAADKAVKSGAKRFCMVTSGRGPSDRDIDHLVEVVGAVKEKYPTLEICCSLGLMDLPKAKRLKESGVGWVNHNLNTSERFYPEICKTHTYEDRLNTLQAVKAAGLSTCSGGIIGMGETDEDILDLAFTVRDIDIDSIPLNFLHPIDGTPLNGAKFLDPVKGILALCVFRFLNPEKEVRAAGGREFNLKELQRFVIYPANSIFVEGYLTTPGQQAIEARQMIEGMGFEVEESKEFKHGSK; this is translated from the coding sequence ATGAACTATCTTGAATTATCAGAAAGAGTTTTGAAGGGAAAGTCTATTACGCGTGACGAAGCTCGGAATGTTCTCCAGGCCCCTGCCAAAGATTTTGAAAAGGTGTTGGAGGCAGTTCTTCCGGTCCGAGAACATTTTCATGGTCGAAGGGTCAAGCTATGTCTTTTACAAAATACCCGAAGCGGGCTTTGCCCCGAGGATTGTCATTACTGTTCTCAGTCGGTGATTTCAAAAGCCCCGATTGAAAAATACGGCCTCCTTCCTCAAAAAACATTGCTCGAAGCTGCTGATAAAGCTGTGAAATCAGGGGCTAAACGTTTTTGTATGGTCACCAGTGGGCGAGGTCCCAGCGATCGAGATATTGACCATTTGGTCGAAGTGGTGGGTGCTGTTAAAGAGAAATACCCGACCCTTGAAATTTGTTGTTCCTTAGGGCTCATGGATCTTCCTAAAGCCAAGAGGCTAAAAGAAAGCGGTGTAGGTTGGGTGAATCATAATCTCAATACCTCCGAGCGATTTTATCCTGAAATTTGTAAAACTCATACCTATGAAGACCGCTTAAATACGCTTCAAGCGGTTAAAGCCGCTGGTCTTTCCACGTGCTCAGGAGGAATTATTGGAATGGGGGAAACAGACGAGGATATTCTTGATTTGGCTTTTACAGTCCGGGACATAGATATTGATTCTATTCCCCTTAATTTTCTTCATCCCATCGATGGGACCCCGCTCAATGGGGCGAAATTTCTTGATCCTGTAAAAGGGATTCTGGCTCTTTGCGTTTTTCGATTTTTGAACCCTGAAAAAGAAGTTCGGGCGGCTGGGGGACGAGAATTTAATCTAAAAGAGCTTCAGCGATTTGTGATTTATCCAGCCAATTCTATTTTTGTGGAAGGATATTTGACGACACCAGGGCAACAGGCCATCGAGGCTCGTCAAATGATTGAGGGCATGGGTTTTGAAGTAGAAGAAAGTAAGGAATTTAAACATGGCTCAAAATAA
- a CDS encoding OsmC family protein: MVEILIEYEGDLHCSALHGPSKATLSTDAPVDNQGRGESFSPTDLLATALGTCMATMMGIFAKRRGIELKGMKVRVEKHMQEAPRRVQKLDVNIYVPVKLGEKEQQALEAAALSCPVHKSLHPAMEIPIHFHYPENSVVSDKQ, translated from the coding sequence ATGGTCGAAATTCTGATTGAATATGAAGGGGACTTGCATTGTTCGGCACTTCATGGGCCTAGCAAGGCTACTCTTTCGACCGATGCGCCGGTTGATAATCAGGGCCGAGGGGAAAGTTTTTCGCCCACAGACCTTTTAGCAACGGCTTTGGGAACTTGTATGGCAACCATGATGGGTATTTTTGCGAAGCGCCGTGGAATCGAACTTAAGGGGATGAAGGTCCGTGTCGAAAAACATATGCAGGAAGCCCCTCGCCGCGTACAGAAATTAGACGTGAACATTTATGTTCCGGTAAAGTTAGGGGAAAAAGAGCAGCAAGCCCTGGAAGCCGCTGCCCTGAGCTGCCCCGTTCACAAGAGTCTTCATCCTGCAATGGAAATTCCGATTCATTTTCATTATCCAGAAAATTCAGTTGTAAGCGATAAGCAATAA
- a CDS encoding thioredoxin domain-containing protein, with protein sequence MKKWNHLFPLFLLTFFLELPAMATEKNMDKTNPRLINSPSAYLRSAAHQPIEWYPWGEEAFQKAQKEDKPILLDIGAVWCHWCHVMDQESYENPEVAKIIQKYFIPIKVDRDERPDVDQRYQEAVAAISGQGGWPLTAFLTPQGEAFYGGTFFPAEDRSGMPGMKNLLPKIAELYQKKKESLEKDAKELTLSLSSFQEGRDQSGEISAELIDTILQNMSRSLDAKYGGFGRNPKFPDSGALEFLLEESIQKGDSKILDFFKMTLEAMSRGGIHDQLGGAFHRYSVDREWKVPHFEVMLDVNAGLLENFAHAYQVTQEKFFKETTTRLFQFIQEEFSDQEKGGFYASQDADTLGDEDGHYYRWTVSEIKSVLDLLTFRVMERYWGLEDSGKNQKNILSLAKDASEIAQSMKLELKEVEALIENGKALLKASRDHRGKPSIDKNIYINWNAMMVCAYFEVFKALGFEEGKTFALKTVDFLWDHAYIPGEGMSHSIHDGKPWVKNVLDDQAQMAHACWQAYEMTGDVKYRDHVIELIHFCIEKFWDSKGGFFDTIPEKESLGLLKHQHKSFEDNPTPAANPILAMVLDHLYWLTGNKLYREKAEETLKAFAPSAEKGGTEVATYVRALAFHLEDPVKVAVVGKKEEPSFRFLVWAAHQVYRPHKMVLPMGKEAGSDSVLSEDLRMQIRSQENAEEAVAFLCASRSCAPPTDQVEELKKTIKTFGLKLQTRDQRPKNRDQRLETRDLKGS encoded by the coding sequence ATGAAAAAATGGAATCATTTATTTCCGCTGTTTCTTCTGACATTTTTTTTGGAACTTCCTGCCATGGCCACTGAAAAGAATATGGATAAAACAAATCCTCGTCTCATTAACTCTCCGAGCGCCTACTTGAGAAGCGCAGCTCATCAACCGATCGAATGGTATCCGTGGGGTGAAGAAGCTTTTCAAAAAGCTCAAAAGGAAGATAAACCGATTCTTTTAGACATTGGCGCTGTTTGGTGTCACTGGTGTCATGTGATGGACCAGGAGAGTTATGAAAATCCAGAGGTTGCAAAAATCATTCAGAAATATTTTATTCCGATTAAAGTCGATCGCGATGAAAGACCGGATGTGGATCAGCGCTATCAAGAGGCTGTGGCGGCTATTTCTGGGCAGGGAGGCTGGCCTTTGACAGCTTTTCTTACACCCCAAGGAGAGGCCTTTTATGGAGGGACCTTTTTCCCAGCGGAAGATCGGTCAGGGATGCCGGGCATGAAAAATCTTCTTCCAAAAATTGCCGAGCTTTATCAAAAGAAAAAAGAGAGTCTCGAAAAAGATGCGAAGGAATTAACTTTGAGTTTGAGCTCTTTTCAAGAAGGGCGCGATCAGTCGGGAGAAATTTCGGCTGAGTTGATCGATACAATTTTACAGAATATGTCTCGATCGCTTGACGCAAAATATGGAGGCTTCGGGCGAAATCCAAAATTTCCGGATTCAGGGGCTTTAGAGTTTTTACTCGAAGAGTCCATTCAAAAAGGGGACTCAAAAATTTTGGATTTTTTTAAGATGACATTAGAAGCCATGTCACGTGGAGGAATCCATGATCAGTTGGGTGGGGCCTTCCACCGATATTCTGTCGATCGGGAATGGAAGGTTCCTCACTTTGAAGTCATGCTGGATGTGAATGCAGGTCTCTTGGAAAATTTTGCTCATGCCTATCAGGTGACCCAGGAAAAATTTTTTAAAGAGACGACAACCCGTCTATTTCAATTCATACAGGAGGAATTTTCCGATCAGGAAAAAGGAGGGTTCTATGCCAGTCAGGATGCCGATACCCTTGGGGATGAGGATGGGCATTATTATCGCTGGACTGTTTCAGAAATTAAATCGGTTTTGGATTTATTGACTTTTCGGGTGATGGAGCGTTATTGGGGGCTTGAAGATTCTGGGAAAAATCAGAAAAATATCTTATCTCTTGCCAAAGACGCAAGCGAAATAGCCCAGTCGATGAAGCTTGAATTGAAAGAAGTTGAAGCCCTCATTGAAAACGGAAAGGCTTTATTAAAGGCTTCGCGCGATCATCGGGGAAAACCGTCGATTGATAAAAATATTTATATTAATTGGAATGCAATGATGGTTTGCGCCTACTTTGAGGTTTTTAAGGCGCTGGGGTTTGAGGAGGGAAAGACGTTTGCTTTAAAAACAGTCGATTTTTTATGGGACCATGCCTATATTCCTGGCGAGGGGATGTCCCATAGCATTCATGATGGAAAACCATGGGTGAAAAATGTTTTAGATGATCAGGCCCAAATGGCCCATGCCTGCTGGCAAGCCTATGAAATGACGGGAGACGTTAAGTATCGGGATCATGTGATTGAGCTCATTCATTTTTGCATTGAAAAATTTTGGGATTCAAAAGGAGGATTTTTTGATACGATTCCTGAAAAGGAAAGTTTAGGACTTTTAAAACATCAGCATAAATCCTTTGAAGATAATCCGACTCCTGCGGCCAATCCTATTTTGGCCATGGTGCTTGATCATCTTTACTGGCTGACCGGAAATAAATTGTATCGCGAGAAAGCTGAAGAAACGTTAAAAGCGTTTGCTCCATCAGCCGAAAAAGGTGGGACGGAAGTTGCAACGTATGTACGGGCCTTGGCATTTCATTTAGAAGATCCGGTTAAAGTTGCGGTGGTGGGAAAGAAAGAGGAGCCGTCCTTTCGATTTCTTGTTTGGGCAGCCCATCAGGTCTATCGGCCTCATAAAATGGTTCTACCGATGGGAAAAGAGGCAGGGAGTGATTCAGTTTTATCAGAAGATTTGAGAATGCAAATCCGTTCTCAAGAAAACGCTGAGGAAGCCGTCGCCTTTCTTTGTGCAAGCCGCTCCTGCGCTCCTCCAACGGATCAGGTTGAAGAATTAAAGAAAACAATTAAGACTTTTGGATTAAAACTACAGACCAGAGACCAGAGACCGAAGAACAGAGACCAGAGACTAGAGACCAGAGACTTAAAAGGTTCGTAG
- the glgP gene encoding alpha-glucan family phosphorylase, with translation MAQNKILSQIEHLETRYKEDIKGDSYFGRPFSVLKRAEEKLSSSSVRSVAYFSMEYGIAPNIYRPFTGTHVHQRMTHYPHEVFSNLRAMDYFHKLKVERPPDLPIYSGGLGVLAGDTLKSAADLGISLVGVGILWHEGYFEQKFLFHDGQIPMPLLWDPYSLPGLVPLKNRVKIQLKEDTIFLKLWKYHIYSHDDQHVIPLVLLDSHLPENTESNRKLTYRLYRSDDEWWKFLQRTILGVGGMLALEELGYAIDWYHLNEGHAAFAYIEKASGLSEEDCRKLQKKFGYTCHTPVAAGHDRFPVTLAEKILPPEHMNLVRKLSMDPHQQGMINLTRLAMNATCQINAVSQLHGKVTRLQFPDFQEKLLAITNGVHHLTWISQSIATLLDEYQAKIGPWRKDPTTLKNVMKLADDTPFREKLWQAHQENKTNLCKLLDPWKLDKDVFTICWARRIAGYKRPGLLLHYPERLIEIARRVGRIQILIAGKAHPNDNVGRGIISDILSRIDKLNMMYHDVKIIMLENYDTYFGKLLTSSADVWLNNPLPPFEASGTSGMKAILNGVLQLSTLDGWVAEAADAEIGKIFGFRSEGGMVESEHFLRMDDDANALYQALEELVKLYYHTHRKDSVQADSEWIDMMIRCIAEAGFFNTHRMVKEYSEKMWKMS, from the coding sequence ATGGCTCAAAATAAAATTTTGTCTCAGATTGAACATTTGGAGACACGCTATAAAGAGGACATTAAAGGGGATTCTTATTTTGGGAGACCTTTCTCTGTTCTTAAGAGAGCAGAGGAGAAACTCAGTTCTTCTTCAGTAAGGTCCGTGGCCTATTTTTCCATGGAATATGGAATTGCTCCCAATATTTATCGTCCCTTTACAGGAACCCATGTTCATCAGAGAATGACCCATTATCCGCATGAAGTTTTTTCAAATTTGAGGGCGATGGATTATTTTCATAAGTTGAAAGTGGAACGTCCTCCTGACCTTCCTATCTATAGCGGAGGACTGGGTGTTTTAGCGGGGGATACTTTAAAGAGTGCTGCTGATTTAGGCATTTCTCTTGTGGGGGTGGGTATTTTATGGCATGAGGGATATTTTGAGCAAAAATTTCTCTTTCATGATGGGCAAATTCCCATGCCGCTTCTCTGGGACCCTTATTCTTTGCCGGGGCTCGTCCCTTTAAAGAATCGGGTTAAGATTCAACTGAAAGAAGATACGATTTTTCTCAAACTTTGGAAATATCATATTTATAGTCATGATGATCAACATGTGATTCCTCTGGTTCTCTTGGATTCCCATCTTCCTGAGAATACCGAGTCCAATCGAAAATTGACGTATAGACTCTATCGCAGTGACGATGAATGGTGGAAATTTTTGCAGAGAACCATTTTAGGGGTTGGAGGGATGCTTGCTCTGGAAGAGTTGGGTTATGCGATTGATTGGTACCATCTGAATGAAGGACATGCGGCCTTTGCCTATATTGAAAAGGCCAGCGGTTTGAGCGAAGAGGATTGTCGAAAGCTCCAGAAGAAATTTGGATACACCTGTCATACCCCTGTTGCGGCAGGTCATGATCGCTTTCCGGTGACGCTTGCAGAAAAAATCCTTCCCCCTGAACATATGAATTTAGTTCGCAAATTAAGCATGGATCCTCATCAGCAGGGCATGATCAATCTCACACGCCTGGCCATGAATGCCACTTGTCAGATCAATGCCGTCTCTCAACTTCATGGAAAAGTAACCCGTCTTCAATTCCCTGATTTTCAAGAGAAACTTCTGGCCATTACAAACGGGGTTCATCATTTAACCTGGATTTCTCAATCGATTGCCACTCTTTTAGATGAGTATCAAGCTAAAATTGGACCTTGGCGGAAGGATCCAACCACGCTTAAGAATGTAATGAAATTGGCCGATGATACCCCCTTCAGAGAAAAACTTTGGCAGGCGCATCAGGAAAATAAAACCAATCTGTGTAAGTTACTAGACCCTTGGAAACTGGATAAAGATGTTTTTACCATCTGCTGGGCCAGAAGAATTGCGGGTTATAAGAGGCCCGGACTTTTGTTGCATTATCCTGAACGCTTGATAGAAATTGCACGACGTGTCGGACGGATTCAAATTTTAATTGCAGGTAAGGCCCATCCGAATGATAATGTTGGGCGAGGGATTATCAGTGATATTCTATCGCGAATCGATAAGTTGAATATGATGTATCATGATGTGAAAATTATCATGCTTGAGAATTATGATACCTATTTTGGTAAGCTTCTTACGAGTTCCGCAGACGTTTGGCTCAATAATCCTTTGCCTCCTTTTGAGGCCTCTGGAACCAGTGGAATGAAGGCCATTTTAAATGGGGTCCTTCAATTAAGCACGTTAGATGGGTGGGTCGCTGAAGCCGCTGACGCTGAAATTGGTAAAATTTTTGGGTTTCGCTCAGAGGGGGGGATGGTTGAAAGTGAACACTTTCTAAGAATGGATGATGATGCGAATGCCCTTTATCAGGCGCTTGAAGAATTGGTTAAACTTTATTATCACACGCACAGAAAAGATTCTGTTCAAGCCGACTCAGAATGGATTGACATGATGATTCGATGTATTGCCGAGGCAGGTTTTTTTAATACTCATCGAATGGTGAAAGAATACTCTGAAAAAATGTGGAAGATGAGTTAG
- a CDS encoding DUF4160 domain-containing protein has translation MSPTVFRYKNYRFFFFSREEKKIHVHVSCPAGEAKFWIEPIVSLCEHYRLSSKELRELQNVVERKKDEITRAWKKHFSS, from the coding sequence ATGAGCCCGACAGTGTTTCGATACAAGAATTATCGTTTCTTTTTCTTCTCCCGTGAGGAAAAAAAGATTCACGTACACGTTTCTTGTCCAGCGGGAGAAGCAAAATTTTGGATTGAGCCCATTGTATCTTTGTGCGAACACTACCGACTGTCCTCAAAAGAGCTTCGAGAATTGCAAAATGTAGTTGAAAGGAAAAAAGATGAAATCACCCGTGCTTGGAAAAAGCACTTCTCAAGTTGA
- a CDS encoding DUF2442 domain-containing protein has protein sequence MKSPVLGKSTSQVEVQDILRQGLWILVKGEEFFLSFKEYPWFKNAQVSSIYHVELLHHSHLYWPDLDIDLELKSLKHPKEYPLLSH, from the coding sequence ATGAAATCACCCGTGCTTGGAAAAAGCACTTCTCAAGTTGAAGTTCAAGACATTTTGCGACAGGGTCTTTGGATTTTGGTGAAAGGAGAGGAATTTTTTCTCTCCTTTAAAGAATATCCCTGGTTTAAGAATGCTCAGGTCTCTTCGATCTATCATGTCGAACTTCTTCATCACTCCCATCTTTACTGGCCAGATTTGGATATCGATCTTGAGTTAAAATCCCTGAAGCATCCGAAAGAATATCCATTGCTGTCTCATTGA